TTTTTTTCCAGCTCTTTCGGCCTTCTTTCTGTCTCTCTATAGCCTTTGGACTGAATCTATAACCACCTAACGCAGAGTTACGTCACATAACAGGCTTCCGGTTTATATAAAGACGTGTCCAATCCCCCAGGTTGCCCCTCGCACAACCAATCCACACATAAAATGTCCAGCAACGACTactacaacaacaacaacaactccGATCGGGGTTTTAACGacaacaactacaaccagGGCGGCTACAACCAGCAGGGAGGTGGCTACGGCAACGAGCTGCCCCCTAACCACGACGGTGAGCGAGGTCTCGGTACCTCCATTCTGGGAGCCGCCGCCGGAGGCTTTGCCGGCCACGAGATTGGCAAGAACGGCAACCACAGCAAGCTCGAGACCATTGGTGGAGCCATCATTGGAGCCATCGGAGccaactgggccaaggacaagtacgaggaccgaaaggacgagaagcgatgggagcagcagcagcagggctACGGCGGCCCTCCCCAGGGaggccaccaccaccaccacaacgGCGGCGGTTTCTTCTCTCGAGAGGCCGGCAACGatgacaacaacaacaactttGGTGGCAACGACCGACGAGACAACTACGGCggcaacaacgacaacttTGGAGGCAACCAGGGTGGCTTCGGCGGTAACCAGGGCGGCTACGGCGGTAACCAGGGCGGTTACGGCGGCAACCAGGGAGGCAACTACGGCGGCAACCAGGGCGGTTACGGCGGCGGTAACGACAACCGATGGTAGACtcccatctccaacaagtacagtattatATAGGGTTTAACGAtgatttgatttgattAGAAAACCACCGAGTGCTTCAATACAAGCTCTAGATCTCCTGCGGGGAGGTCAGTAGGGTTTAGTCTTGTTGGAAGGTGGTATTATGAGACCGCAACAACTAGAGCAAGATTGTCTTCAGTCAGAGCTCGGCGTAAGTCTGTTGGATCGGGTTCCTCTTTGGCACTGTTTTCATACCCCACAAGTTGGTTGATGAATCACCTTCCAGTGTGCGAGACAGACTTGTTCTGGATATCGTAGGTTCAGCACACTTCGTATTACAGATATAACCCAGGACTCAGAGTTACTTTGGATTTGGAGGTTCATATACTGCGGTTGTATTGGTTGTTGACGTGCGATAGGAGAGGTggatgtacaagtacgatgACTCAGCATACGAGTATTGTCGCAGTAACGGCATGTTGTTATCTGACAGAGGTATTGTATATACAATTGCTACAGAGCTATACGTTCTCCAGTCTCTCTTCAGATCAGAATTGCCACAGTTTCAGAGCTTGAATTCAACCCATTCCATTGGAGGGTGTAAAACAAAGCGCTATTTCCGGTATGTAGCTAATTTGACGACAGGAACGCCTTCTGCAGACGTTTTCCCGGTATCGTAGCTAGCTAAACGACCGAATCTCGTGAGTCGCGAATCTCAGAATGAATTGTGCCCTTCAATATACTTGTTTGCTATTTTTTCCCGACTGTCGGTTCCTTACTTTTCACACTAAAAGTCACTGCTTACCAATAGCTCAAAAATGTCCACCCTGTCAGAAACCAAACTTAGTACCTCTGCTGATCCGAGAAATCGAGAGTGGGTCTTACAGACCAATAGGTACGCGATTACAGTAAACTTTCAGGGACATTTTGATTCATgtttgtacagtatgttctTGTACGGGATGGGACCCAAGTCTACAATGCACTCACACGCTCGGTTCTGCCCCTAAATAGGTCTAAATCTGATTTTTTGAGCTCGCAAACTGGATGGGCAGGACAGGAGGTGATAATAGCAAGTAAAGAAACTCATGAGAACTGACACGGAACTGCGCATCATGCACAGGAGCCAAGACCGCCAAGACCCGCCAAGAGATGCGCCGTTGGGAACTGTCGGTAAAACTTTATGCAGATCAGGAAATAGTAAACAGGAGATGTAGGCAAGTGCAGTTACGACTTGTGATGACACAGATGTTAGGGCACGCAGCGAAACTCTAGACAATGAACCAGAGTAGATGGGTGTATGTTATGTTTTATGAGTAATTAGTGCTTGTACGGAAGAGTGTGCAGTAAGTTACAGGTTACCTACGCACCCATGTTCTATCTCAGACGTTCTCTCTTGGCTTCAGAGTGAGGTGTTTGCCATTTCGTGGATGGTAGACCGGTCTGAAAGCTCTGGCAGCATTCATGGAGCTGGGGTTGAGATTGACATTAGGTATATCCCCGAAAAGATTGGCGTAGATGACCGCTTGTTTGCAAGCTTCGTCTCGTCTATGTAGTGGTATTTTTGTCGAGCGTCGGTGATATCGTCGTCTTGAGATGACGACGAATCATCACGGTAATATATGTACCATTCGTCCTGGCGGTCTCGGTACACTCGTTCTTTCGAGTCATCAGCATCGCTTCCAAATTCTCGCTGGCAGAGAACATCAATAgagtcgtcttcttcgtcgCATTTTTCgttgcttcttcttcttctgctcggcctcaatcttctcctAAAGctccctcttcttcatctcgaGCCACTCCTCTTTTATATCTCCCTCAGTCCGTTCCCAAGGGTACTTCAGGTCCAGAAGTCAATACACATTCTTGAACTTATTtccgtcctcctccatcccTCCAACAGCCACAGACCGGTTCATACCTTCTCCAGTAGCGTGCTGGATCCGGAAACCTCTGGATACGTAGCACAGCGTCTGCTTGTGGGCTAGTTCTTCGATCTTGGAGGTGATAACCAGAGCTCCGGCCGTTCCAGTAAGTAGATGAACAGTGCTAACGACAGCCTTTTCCTCGTTTTCTGAATCAGGTGCGAGCAGAAACGGCTCGTGGTTTGGGCCACTGGATACTTTCCGTCGCTGTATCTAAGAGACGTCTCTGTGTGAAGCAGACAGTCTGCCCTTCCCTTGCAAGATTCAAACCGCACGTGAATCAGCTTTTTGTTCTCACCCAAGTTTCTAACAGACCCGCGATCGTTGCAGACCCTGGTTCCTGGGGAAGACGTGGCAGTACAACCCTCGTCAGCTTCCTTCTCTCAGCCAGTGGTTGTTTCGACACCATTAGAATCAGCTTCATGTGTGGTCTCCATGTCTGAGGTCTCTTTGAGCGGTTCAAAAAGTGTCTTCACGCCCTCGTCACTCTTGTCAATCTTGTCAATCTGGAGCACCTCGTTGCAGCTCAGAGAAGCAGCCACCTTGTGATCTTTGAGCAGGTAAATATGGATGTTTTTGTCATCCAGAGCCTTTTTGGTCCGCGAAACAAGCAGCCTGATACTCTCTCTTCATGTGGATGTGTCCGAATCACGTAAATCAAACCATGGAACGCGTGCCAACACCATGTCGCGTAACAACGTCTCATCCAAGCTGTTGAAAAGAGCACGACTCTCGGAACAGACCTGTCCCAGCCAAATGTACAATTCAAGGTCGCATTTCTGATAAATTCCAAGCAGAATATCCGGTTGAGCAGGGGTATTGGTGCAAGTAGAAGGGGTTGAGACAGCATATAGAACTATGGCATGATAGTTACGCGACCAGAAGTGTAGTATTTGGTATTATTTTTCAAAGCCCTCACTTCAATAGATGTAGATTATGTTGATCCACGTGATCGATGGACGGAGAAAGTGAAGGCTGTTGGCTCCCTTTCTGGCTGACATAG
The Yarrowia lipolytica chromosome 1A, complete sequence genome window above contains:
- a CDS encoding uncharacterized protein (Compare to YALI0A17831g, no similarity): MSSNDYYNNNNNSDRGFNDNNYNQGGYNQQGGGYGNELPPNHDGERGLGTSILGAAAGGFAGHEIGKNGNHSKLETIGGAIIGAIGANWAKDKYEDRKDEKRWEQQQQGYGGPPQGGHHHHHNGGGFFSREAGNDDNNNNFGGNDRRDNYGGNNDNFGGNQGGFGGNQGGYGGNQGGYGGNQGGNYGGNQGGYGGGNDNRW